CTGGCTGGCGATCGAGGGCGAGCCCAGGATCCGCTACGTCTTCCAGGATAAGCTCCGGGCGGACGCCGGCGCCACGGTCCAGGCCCTGTTGGCCCGCGGACTGAGCGTCGAGATCCTGTCCGGCGACGGGACCGATCCGGTTCGACACGTCGCGGAAGCCGTCGGGGTGACCGCCTGGCGCGCCGGCCTCACCCCGGCCGAGAAGGCGCAGATCGTGGCTCAGCGGACGGCCGAGGGCCGCCGCGTGCTGATGGTCGGTGATGGGCTCAACGACACCGCGGCGCTCGCCAACGCACATGCGGCCATGGCGCCGGGCACGGCACTCGACGCCAGCCAGAACGCGGCGGACCTGGTGTTCTCGGGCGAGGGCCTCGATGCGGTGGTGACGGCCTTCGACACGGCGCGCACCGCGCGGCGGCGGGCGCTGCAGAACTTCGGGTTCGCGGCGGCCTACAACCTGATCGCCGCGCCGGCGGCCATGGCGGGCCTAATCAACCCCTTCGTCGCGGCCTTGGCCATGTCGGGTTCCTCCCTCGCCGTGACGCTCAACGCCCTGCGCATGGGCGCCGGAGGCGGGCGGCGATGGACATCCTGATCTTCCTGGCTCCGGCCTCGGTCTTCCTGGCCCTCATCGGCCTCGCCGCCTTCCGATGGACGCTGAGGAGCGGCCAGTACGACGACCCGATCGGCGACGCCGAGCGCATCCTGGCGAAGGACCCGAAGGACGCACCGCTGACCGACGATTGACCGATATCACGGCGCGAAACAGGCATTCCGGTAAGTTGGCGGCCTGTTACAGGAGCGACCCTTGACCACCGTCCAGTCAACCTATTCGCCCGCGCCCGCCCTGGCCGACCTGGTGGCCAAGTACGACGGCCGCGCCCCGCGCTACACCAGCTACCCGACCGCGGTTCAGTTCACGCCATCCGTCGACGCCGCCGAATATCGGGCTTGGCTGCGCGACCTGCCGACCGCCGATCCGGTCTCGATCTACATCCACATCCCGTTCTGCTCGCGCCTGTGCTGGTACTGCGGCTGCAACACCCGCGCGGTGCGCCGCCACGGTCCGGTGGCCGACTATGTGGGTTATCTGATGGACGAGCTGGCCCTGCTGGAGTCGGCGCTGCCCAGTCGGCTCGACGCCGGCGCCATCCACCTCGGCGGCGGCACCCCCAACATGCTGACGGTCGACGAGTTGGACGTGCTGTTCGCCGGCCTTGGGCGGGTGTTCCGCTTTCAGCCGGGGCTCGAGGTCGCCGCCGAAATCGATCCGCCGGGCCTGACGCGCGAATGGGTGCAGGCAGCGGCCGGTCACGGCCTGAATCGGGCGAGTCTCGGCGTGCAGAATCTGTCGCCACGGGTGCAGGAAGCCGTGAACCGCCAGGGAAGCGTCGAGGAAGTGGCGCGCTGCATGGGCTGGCTGCGCGAGGCTGGCGTCGCGTCGATCAATCTCGACCTCATGTACGGCCTGCCGCATCAGACGGTGGCCAACACCCTCTCGACGCTCGACGAGGTGCTGCCCCTGCGCCCTGAGCGGCTGGCCCTGTTCGGCTATGCCCACGTGCCCTGGATGAAGTCCCATCAGCAGCTCATCCATGAGGCGGCGCTGCCCGGTCCCGCCGAGCGGCTCGACCAGAGCGAGGCCGCCGCCGAGCGGCTCGTGGCGGAAGGCTATGTCCGGATCGGCCTCGACCACTTCGCCCTGCCGAGCGACGAGTTGGCCCGGGCCCAGGTCGAAGGCCGCCTGCACCGTAACTTCCAGGGCTACACCGCCGACGCGGCCGGGACACTGCTGGGCCTCGGAGCCTCGGCGATCGGCAGCCTGCCGCAAGGGTTCGTCCAGAACGTCACGCCGGAGCTCGGCTGGCGCGAGCTGGTCGCCAAGGGCGAGCTGCCGGTTGCGCGCGGCGTAGCCGTGACCCGAGAGGACCGTTTCCGCGGCGAGATCATCGAACGGCTGATGTGCGATCTCCAGGTCGATCTCTTCGACATCTGCGAGCGGCACAACCGGGAGCTCGGCGAACTGAGTCGCGAACTCGCACGGCTGCGGCCCTTCGAACACGACGGGCTCGTCATCTGCGACGGCGGCCGGGTGCGCGTCACCGAGACGGGCCGCCTGGTGGTCCGCACGATCTGCGCAGTCTTCGACCGCTACTTCGCGGCGGCGGAGGGGCGGCATTCGAGGGCGCTGTAGTGGCCGGGAAGAACATCCTCGTTCTCAACGGACATCCCGACCCGCGCGGCGAGCGGCTTTGTGCTGCGCTCGCCAACGCCTATGTCCGCGGCGCGAGCAGCGCGGGCCACCGGATCCGGCGCATCGACGTCGGGGCGCTGGATTTTCCCCTGGTGCGTACGAAGGACGAGTTCATGTCCGAGGCCGCTCATCCGGCCATGCGCGAGGCGCAGGAAGCACTTCGCTGGGCGGACCACCTGGTGATCCTGCATCCGCTGTGGCTGGGTGGCGCACCCGCGCTCCTCAAGGGTTTCCTGGAGCAGGTGTTCCGCTACGGCGTGGCCCTGAGTCCGCCAGGGACGCCGCCGACCGGACTGCTCAAGGGCAAGTCCGCGCGCGTGGTGGTGACCATGGGCATGCCGGCGATGATCTTCCGAGTGGTTTTCGGGGCGCACGGTTTGAAAAGCCTCACGAAGGGCATCCTATGGATGTCCGGCTTCAAGCCGATCCGGCACGACCTCATCGGCGGCGTTGAGGATGCCGGCCCGCGAACTCGGCGGCGCTGGCTGGCGACCATGGAGCGGCGCGGCGCGGCGGGAACCTAGCGGGCCAAGGCCTCGCGGATGCCGCTCACCAAGCCATCGCCCAGCAGCGGCTTCTCGATGAGACTCGCACCTGCCGCGCGAATCCTCGCGCGCACATTCAGGGAGGGGGTGCTGGTGATGATCAGCGCCGGGAGGTCCACCTGCCGTTGCCGAAGCTGGACCAGGGCGTCCAGGCCGGTGATGCCGGGAAGATTGTAGTCGAGCACCATGCAGGCCGGACCGGCCGGAAGGTCCCTCAGCAGCAGGGCCTCGCCGCTCTCACAGGTCAGGACGTCGAAGCCCTCGATCTCAAGATTGAACTTCAAGGCCGCGCACAGGGCCACGTCGTCATCGACCAGCAGAATCGTCGGTTTGGGATGGAGCGGGTTCAACATGGCCCGTCGGCGGAAATGGCGGTTGGGGGTTCAGATTACCCGCTCCGCCGCTCGCCGCTTTGACGGACCTCAAAGGCCGCCGGCCAGCAGGGCCAGGCGAACCAGTTCCGAGAGGCTGCCCGCCGAGGTCTTGGTCATGACGTTGGCGCGATAGACTTCGACGGTTCGAGCGCTGATGCCGAGCTCGAAGGCGATCACCTTGTTCTGCTTGCCGGCGAGCACGCCTTTCAGAACCTCGGTCTCGCGTGGGGAGAGCGCGGCCAGCATGGCTTCGAACTTTCGCCGTTCCTCGCTCGCCTGTGTCGCCTGACCGCCGATCGCCAGCGCCGCCCGGATTGAGCCGAGCAGGGCCTCGTCGTCGAAGGGTTTCTCCAGGAAGTCCACGACCCCTGCCTTCATCGCCTCGACGGCGAGCGGAACATCGCCGTGGCCGGTGATCACGATGATCGGATGTCTCGCGCCGCGTTCCTTCAGCCGGCGGACGAGCTCGAGGCCGTTCATGTCGGGCATGCGGATGTCGGTGACCACGCAGCCGGGAGCCGCGTCCGCCAACTGCTCGAGGAAGGTCACCGCCGACTCATAGGTCCGGGAGACCATTCCGGCTGTCGTAAGCAGGAAGGACAGCGAGTCACGCACCGCCTCGTCGTCGTCGATCAGATGCACCACGGCTTCAGTCACCGTCGACAAGCTCCCCTTCCGTCACGGCGCGCAGCGTGAATCGGAACACCGATCCGGCCTCGGGGCCGGGCTCGACCCAGATTCGGCCCCCATGCGCTTCGATGATTGTACGCGAAATCGACAGCCCGACCCCCATGCCCTGCGCCTTGGTGGTGAAGAAGGGCTGGAAGAGCTGTTCGGCGACCTCGGGGCTGATGCCGGATCCGGAATCGGCGACCGCGATCTCGACCAAGCCATCCTTGGCCGGAAGAGCGGAGACCGTGAGGTCCCGCCGTGGCGCATCTTCCATGGCGTCGATGGCGTTGCGCATCAGGTTCAGCACGACCTGCTGGACCTGAACCTTGTCGGCCAGGACCAGCTCTACATGCGGATGGATGCGGTACTGAAGCCGAACGCCGCGCTCCTTGGCCCCGATCATGGCCAGGGCGCCGGCCTCCTCGAGCAGCTTGGGCAGGCTCTCGATGCGCGGTTCCGCCTCGCCCTTGGAGACGAAGTCCCGGAGGCGTCGGATGATCTGGCCGGCTCGCAAGGTCTGGTCGCCGGCGCTGGCCAGCGCGTCGCGGATCATGGTGCGATTGGGATTCTCCGCCTCCAGCAGGCGCACCGAACCCTTCACATAGTTGGCGATGGCCGACAGCGGCTGGTTGAGCTCGTGCGCCAGGGCTGAGGCCATCTCGCCCATGGCGGTGAGGCGCGAGACATGGACGAGTTCCGACTGCACGTCCTGCAGCCGCCGTTCCGTCGCCTGCCGTTCGCTGAGATCACGGACAAACCCGGTGAAGAACCGGGGCGTCGTGGCCATCTCACCCACGGAGAGCTCCATGGGAAAGGTCGATCCGTCGCGCCGCTCGCCCACCACCACGCGGCCGATGCCGATGATCCGGCGCTCGCCGGTCTTGAGATACCGGGCGATGTAGCCATCGTGGCCGTCGCGATAGGGCGACGGCATCAGCATTGAGACATTCCGCCCGATCGCCTCGCCGGGCGTCCAGCCGAACAGCCGCTCGGCCGTGGCGCTGAAGGACTGCATGATCCCGTGCTCGTCGATGACCACCATGGCGTCGGGCACCGTGGCGAGGATCGAGCGCAG
This genomic stretch from Phenylobacterium sp. LH3H17 harbors:
- the hemN gene encoding oxygen-independent coproporphyrinogen III oxidase; the encoded protein is MTTVQSTYSPAPALADLVAKYDGRAPRYTSYPTAVQFTPSVDAAEYRAWLRDLPTADPVSIYIHIPFCSRLCWYCGCNTRAVRRHGPVADYVGYLMDELALLESALPSRLDAGAIHLGGGTPNMLTVDELDVLFAGLGRVFRFQPGLEVAAEIDPPGLTREWVQAAAGHGLNRASLGVQNLSPRVQEAVNRQGSVEEVARCMGWLREAGVASINLDLMYGLPHQTVANTLSTLDEVLPLRPERLALFGYAHVPWMKSHQQLIHEAALPGPAERLDQSEAAAERLVAEGYVRIGLDHFALPSDELARAQVEGRLHRNFQGYTADAAGTLLGLGASAIGSLPQGFVQNVTPELGWRELVAKGELPVARGVAVTREDRFRGEIIERLMCDLQVDLFDICERHNRELGELSRELARLRPFEHDGLVICDGGRVRVTETGRLVVRTICAVFDRYFAAAEGRHSRAL
- a CDS encoding NAD(P)H-dependent oxidoreductase — its product is MAGKNILVLNGHPDPRGERLCAALANAYVRGASSAGHRIRRIDVGALDFPLVRTKDEFMSEAAHPAMREAQEALRWADHLVILHPLWLGGAPALLKGFLEQVFRYGVALSPPGTPPTGLLKGKSARVVVTMGMPAMIFRVVFGAHGLKSLTKGILWMSGFKPIRHDLIGGVEDAGPRTRRRWLATMERRGAAGT
- a CDS encoding PAS domain S-box protein, translating into MSLASLALRLALEPIFGDQAVFLIFVPSVIVSAALGGGGPALVATGVALGGMLLFRWGDILEDAASFTNATLFLVIGVAIGFGGWRYHRGRRENAEALAHLEDREAHLRSILATVPDAMVVIDEHGIMQSFSATAERLFGWTPGEAIGRNVSMLMPSPYRDGHDGYIARYLKTGERRIIGIGRVVVGERRDGSTFPMELSVGEMATTPRFFTGFVRDLSERQATERRLQDVQSELVHVSRLTAMGEMASALAHELNQPLSAIANYVKGSVRLLEAENPNRTMIRDALASAGDQTLRAGQIIRRLRDFVSKGEAEPRIESLPKLLEEAGALAMIGAKERGVRLQYRIHPHVELVLADKVQVQQVVLNLMRNAIDAMEDAPRRDLTVSALPAKDGLVEIAVADSGSGISPEVAEQLFQPFFTTKAQGMGVGLSISRTIIEAHGGRIWVEPGPEAGSVFRFTLRAVTEGELVDGD
- the fixJ gene encoding response regulator FixJ, translating into MTEAVVHLIDDDEAVRDSLSFLLTTAGMVSRTYESAVTFLEQLADAAPGCVVTDIRMPDMNGLELVRRLKERGARHPIIVITGHGDVPLAVEAMKAGVVDFLEKPFDDEALLGSIRAALAIGGQATQASEERRKFEAMLAALSPRETEVLKGVLAGKQNKVIAFELGISARTVEVYRANVMTKTSAGSLSELVRLALLAGGL
- a CDS encoding response regulator transcription factor; the encoded protein is MLNPLHPKPTILLVDDDVALCAALKFNLEIEGFDVLTCESGEALLLRDLPAGPACMVLDYNLPGITGLDALVQLRQRQVDLPALIITSTPSLNVRARIRAAGASLIEKPLLGDGLVSGIREALAR
- the ccoS gene encoding cbb3-type cytochrome oxidase assembly protein CcoS, whose translation is MDILIFLAPASVFLALIGLAAFRWTLRSGQYDDPIGDAERILAKDPKDAPLTDD